Proteins encoded in a region of the Corynebacterium genitalium ATCC 33030 genome:
- a CDS encoding P1 family peptidase, translated as MELIDGFSLPGLALGHQSLGDTGVTALVSTSAAGMVAAVDQRGGGPGTRETDLLKPHNTVERVNAIVLAGGSAFGLAAADGAMRELESRGLGFAVFGESNPGPRVPIVPAAVIFDLIIGDPNHRPSPEDGAAAVRAALDGHSGDAVSAVPVGSVGAGCGATAGVLRGGFGVAQARVGDFTVAAAVVANPIGSVIDPDTGRFFGDPARPAVDLDAFAALVRPQPKLNTTIGVVATDCPVGIEKLERLAMTGHDGIARAVRPAHSPLDGDTLFAVSTAEPEAYTGSAAAADPDLYYALCDASARCVEAAIVRGVAAAEPGYGVAAWNEIT; from the coding sequence ATGGAGCTTATCGACGGTTTCTCCCTCCCCGGTTTAGCCCTCGGCCACCAATCGCTAGGCGACACAGGAGTGACGGCGCTTGTCTCCACGTCTGCCGCCGGCATGGTGGCAGCCGTCGACCAGCGCGGTGGCGGCCCCGGCACCCGGGAAACTGACCTACTCAAACCCCACAACACAGTGGAGCGCGTGAACGCGATCGTGCTGGCCGGGGGTTCTGCCTTCGGTTTGGCCGCAGCCGATGGCGCGATGCGCGAGCTGGAATCCCGCGGCCTCGGGTTCGCAGTATTCGGTGAAAGCAACCCGGGCCCCCGGGTGCCGATTGTCCCCGCTGCCGTCATCTTCGACCTCATCATCGGCGACCCGAACCACCGGCCCAGCCCCGAGGACGGTGCCGCCGCAGTGCGTGCGGCTCTCGACGGCCACAGCGGTGATGCGGTCTCTGCCGTGCCTGTTGGTTCAGTCGGTGCCGGCTGTGGCGCGACCGCCGGCGTTCTCCGCGGCGGGTTCGGCGTCGCGCAAGCACGTGTCGGCGATTTCACCGTTGCCGCCGCTGTCGTGGCCAATCCGATCGGCAGTGTCATTGACCCGGATACTGGCCGCTTCTTCGGTGACCCCGCCCGCCCCGCTGTGGACCTGGATGCCTTTGCCGCGTTGGTGCGACCCCAACCGAAACTGAATACCACGATCGGGGTGGTGGCGACGGACTGCCCGGTGGGCATCGAAAAGCTTGAGCGCCTCGCGATGACCGGCCATGACGGGATTGCTCGCGCCGTGCGCCCCGCACATTCGCCTCTCGACGGCGATACCCTGTTCGCCGTCTCCACCGCCGAGCCGGAGGCATACACGGGGTCCGCAGCCGCCGCGGACCCGGACCTCTACTACGCCTTGTGCGACGCGTCCGCTCGGTGCGTCGAAGCTGCAATCGTCCGTGGCGTCGCGGCCGCTGAACCTGGTTATGGTGTCGCCGCGTGGAACGAGATCACCTAA
- the rph gene encoding ribonuclease PH → MTEAFLRADGRALDEMRPVRITRGFTSNPAGSVLVEFGNTRVMCTASAEEGVPRFKKDSGEGWLTAEYAMLPAATHDRMPRESMKGKVKGRTHEISRLVGRSLRAAVDLTALGENTIQLDCDVLQADGGTRTASITGAYVALADAIGYLKEQGVVPGEPLLAPVAAVSVGIVDGRVCLDLPYEEDSRAEVDLNVVMTDSGDFVEVQGTGEHGLFGREQLGLMLDAAEKGCRELIDAQKAALGW, encoded by the coding sequence ATGACTGAAGCTTTCTTGCGTGCCGACGGCCGCGCTCTGGACGAAATGCGCCCCGTGCGCATCACCCGCGGATTCACCTCAAACCCGGCGGGCAGCGTGCTCGTCGAGTTCGGCAACACCCGCGTGATGTGCACCGCCTCCGCCGAAGAGGGCGTGCCGCGCTTCAAGAAGGACTCTGGCGAAGGCTGGCTGACCGCCGAGTACGCGATGCTGCCGGCTGCGACCCACGACCGCATGCCGCGCGAGTCGATGAAGGGCAAGGTCAAGGGCCGCACGCATGAAATCTCGCGTCTGGTGGGCCGCTCGCTGCGCGCCGCTGTGGATCTCACGGCGCTGGGGGAGAACACGATTCAGCTCGACTGCGATGTCCTGCAGGCTGACGGCGGCACTCGCACGGCCTCGATCACGGGCGCGTACGTCGCGCTTGCGGACGCGATCGGTTACCTCAAGGAGCAAGGAGTCGTCCCCGGCGAGCCGCTGCTCGCCCCTGTTGCTGCGGTCTCTGTGGGCATTGTCGATGGCCGCGTCTGCCTCGACCTGCCGTACGAAGAGGACTCCCGCGCCGAGGTCGACCTCAACGTGGTCATGACGGACTCCGGTGACTTCGTCGAGGTGCAGGGCACCGGTGAGCACGGCCTCTTCGGCCGCGAGCAGCTCGGCTTGATGCTCGACGCCGCGGAAAAGGGATGCCGTGAGCTTATCGACGCACAAAAGGCGGCCCTCGGGTGGTAA
- a CDS encoding nicotinate phosphoribosyltransferase, translating into MNEQPSTAFLTDMYELTMLDASIKDGTHSRQCVFEVFARKLPNERRYGVVAGTGRLIEAVEKFRFTEDQLSTADFLSEETREYLRNYRFTGHIDGYREGELYFPYSPILTVRGTFAECCILETVILSILNSDSAIASAASRMVTAADGRPIMEMGSRRTNEQAAVTGARAAYIAGFGSTSNMEASLRYGIPASGTAAHAWTLLHTNPDGTPNEKAAFKAQIDSLGVDTTLLVDTYDITQGVANAVEVAGPELGGVRIDSGDLGIMSRRVRAQLDELGAYNTKIIVSSDLDEFAIAGLRSDPVDGYGVGTSVATGSGAPTAGMVYKLVEVDGVPVAKRSSGKQMKGGAKGALRTYRGSGVAVDEIVYPLDKHPGTPTTLDYRELVVPLIRDGEVVEGLDDLEATRTHLAKQRETLPWEGLSLSRDEPAIRTRFVGFPEE; encoded by the coding sequence ATGAACGAACAGCCGTCAACCGCCTTTCTCACCGACATGTACGAGCTCACCATGCTCGATGCATCCATAAAGGACGGCACCCACTCGCGCCAATGCGTTTTCGAAGTCTTCGCCCGCAAGCTGCCCAACGAACGCCGTTACGGGGTTGTCGCAGGCACTGGCCGCCTGATTGAAGCCGTGGAGAAATTCCGTTTCACTGAAGACCAGTTGTCCACGGCCGACTTCCTTAGCGAGGAAACCCGTGAGTACCTGCGCAACTACCGCTTCACCGGGCACATTGACGGCTACAGGGAAGGTGAGCTGTACTTCCCCTACTCCCCCATCCTCACCGTGCGCGGCACATTCGCAGAATGCTGCATCCTGGAGACGGTCATCCTGTCGATCCTCAACTCCGACTCCGCGATCGCCTCCGCCGCCTCGCGCATGGTCACGGCTGCCGACGGCCGCCCGATCATGGAGATGGGTTCGCGCCGCACCAACGAGCAGGCTGCGGTGACAGGTGCACGCGCCGCCTACATCGCCGGGTTCGGCTCCACCTCCAACATGGAAGCCTCCCTGCGCTACGGCATCCCGGCATCCGGTACCGCCGCCCACGCCTGGACGCTGCTGCACACCAACCCTGACGGCACCCCGAACGAGAAGGCCGCTTTCAAGGCGCAGATCGACTCCCTCGGTGTGGACACGACCCTGCTGGTGGATACCTATGACATCACCCAGGGTGTGGCCAATGCCGTGGAGGTCGCGGGCCCGGAACTCGGCGGCGTACGCATCGACTCCGGTGACCTGGGCATCATGTCGCGGCGCGTGCGGGCGCAGCTCGATGAGCTCGGTGCGTACAACACGAAGATCATCGTTTCCTCCGACCTGGACGAATTCGCCATCGCCGGCCTGCGGTCGGACCCGGTCGACGGCTACGGCGTGGGCACGTCGGTAGCCACGGGTTCCGGAGCTCCCACGGCAGGAATGGTGTACAAGCTTGTGGAGGTAGACGGTGTGCCCGTCGCTAAGCGCAGCTCCGGCAAGCAAATGAAAGGCGGCGCGAAGGGCGCCCTGCGCACGTACCGCGGCTCCGGTGTCGCGGTCGACGAGATCGTTTACCCGCTCGATAAGCACCCCGGCACCCCGACGACGCTGGATTACCGCGAGTTGGTTGTCCCGCTCATCCGCGACGGTGAAGTCGTCGAGGGGCTAGATGACCTTGAAGCGACCCGCACCCACCTTGCGAAACAACGCGAAACGCTGCCCTGGGAAGGTCTGTCGTTGTCCCGCGATGAACCGGCGATCCGCACACGCTTCGTCGGATTCCCGGAAGAGTGA
- a CDS encoding DUF2017 domain-containing protein, whose product MQPWRRKKGLMRATRFSTVFEPMEREVIGDLTATVSEALIQRAQSAPKDELAEMMDMPSGHTEAPADPSLARLLPDFERAGDEEFDGDNALLRSLHETDIIKAKLANLQVINTALGPTGGVAVSVEEHEAQQVIAALNDMRLYVAAADAPTEAAEQDRDNLVEWLAYCQESLLQALMGE is encoded by the coding sequence ATGCAGCCGTGGCGGCGGAAGAAAGGCCTGATGCGGGCCACACGCTTTAGCACTGTGTTCGAGCCGATGGAGCGCGAGGTCATTGGGGATCTCACGGCCACGGTGTCGGAGGCGTTGATCCAGCGCGCGCAGTCTGCGCCGAAGGATGAGCTCGCGGAGATGATGGATATGCCCTCCGGCCACACCGAGGCGCCGGCGGACCCGTCGCTCGCCCGCCTCCTGCCGGATTTTGAGCGCGCCGGGGACGAAGAATTCGACGGCGACAACGCTCTGCTGCGCAGCCTGCACGAAACGGACATCATCAAGGCGAAGCTGGCGAACTTGCAGGTGATCAACACTGCGCTTGGTCCGACTGGCGGGGTCGCGGTGAGTGTCGAGGAGCACGAGGCGCAGCAGGTCATCGCCGCGTTGAACGACATGCGCCTCTACGTCGCTGCCGCCGACGCTCCGACAGAGGCTGCTGAGCAGGACCGCGACAACCTTGTCGAGTGGCTCGCGTACTGCCAGGAATCGCTGCTGCAAGCGCTGATGGGGGAATAA
- the murI gene encoding glutamate racemase yields MIDSGDSFSDDNVGGGNNAPIGIFDSGFGGLTVARSVMDQLPGESVIYIGDGANGPYGPKPLAEVRGHAMAIADDLVERGCKMIVIACNTASAAFLHDARERYSVPVIEVIKPAVRRAVATTRNGKVGVIGTQATIRSGVYQDLFSLAPGIEATAAACPAFVEFVEAGVTHGRQVLGVAQGYVEPLQAAGVDTLVLGCTHYPLLSGVIQLAIGDDVTLVSSAEETAKDVLRILTERDMFADVDHEPARTFESTGDPEPFHRLGPRFLGPAAGASVAGVSEENHA; encoded by the coding sequence ATGATTGACAGTGGTGACAGCTTCAGCGATGACAACGTCGGTGGGGGCAATAACGCCCCCATCGGCATTTTTGATTCCGGCTTCGGCGGTCTGACAGTCGCACGTTCTGTCATGGACCAGCTGCCGGGGGAATCAGTTATCTACATCGGCGACGGCGCGAACGGGCCCTATGGCCCGAAGCCGCTCGCCGAGGTGCGCGGCCACGCTATGGCGATTGCGGACGATCTCGTGGAGCGTGGCTGCAAGATGATCGTCATTGCGTGCAACACGGCTTCCGCCGCTTTCCTGCATGACGCGCGCGAGCGCTATAGCGTCCCCGTCATCGAGGTGATCAAACCCGCCGTGCGCCGCGCTGTTGCGACGACACGGAACGGCAAAGTCGGCGTCATTGGTACCCAAGCCACCATTCGTTCTGGTGTGTATCAGGATCTGTTTTCCCTGGCTCCCGGGATTGAAGCGACGGCGGCGGCATGCCCCGCTTTTGTCGAGTTTGTGGAGGCCGGTGTCACTCACGGCCGTCAAGTGCTCGGCGTAGCCCAAGGCTATGTGGAGCCGCTGCAGGCGGCGGGCGTGGATACGCTCGTGCTTGGGTGCACCCATTACCCGCTGCTGTCTGGTGTGATTCAGTTGGCTATCGGCGATGATGTCACCCTCGTCTCTTCTGCGGAAGAGACCGCCAAGGACGTGCTGCGTATTCTCACGGAGCGCGATATGTTCGCCGATGTTGACCATGAGCCGGCCCGCACCTTCGAATCGACCGGTGATCCGGAACCCTTCCACCGCCTCGGCCCGCGCTTCCTCGGCCCTGCTGCAGGCGCGTCTGTGGCGGGTGTCTCAGAGGAAAACCATGCGTGA
- a CDS encoding ATP-dependent DNA helicase gives MERLSLSARELLDAAVESLGGTQRPGQIAMAEAVSKALAEERHLAVQAGTGTGKSLAYLVPSIRHAQANDTTVIVSTATLALQRQLVERDLPRLVEALDPLLPRTPTFAILKGRSNYVCLNKIGVLDGTGDGQEALVDEEDVSWLGRHVKRVHEWAEETETGDRDDLEPGVPDKAWRHVSVTANECLGATRCPHGAECFAEAARVRAGEADIVVTNHALLAIDALSGASILPEHSAVIIDEAHELDGRVTSVATNEISPHALRLAARRAGKLGENRRRDTLEELIDDFAAVLDTESPGRWETISDPTRAAFVAVQDELRRTGEAIARAPEGEATKDPETAAERENLRNHLGELYTSFDRILSVFDEDDPAKHFDVVWLARSASSSPESASVSVAPLSVSALLRDNLFGEKTVVLTSATLAVGGNFRAMAAAWGLPDGTWDSLDAGTPFDPRRSGILYTAKHLPPPGRDGISDGTLDEMAELITAAGGRTLGLFSSRRAAQEAADALRTRLPFDILVQGDDTIGALVNKFAAGENVCLFGTLSLWQGVDVPGRSLSHVMIDRIPFPRPDDPLLQARSRAADAAGRSGFMDVSATHAALLLAQGAGRLLRSTTDRGVVSVLDSRLVTKRYGSFLRASLPDFWETTDPGVVRGALRRLVAQPAEKSSAESSAE, from the coding sequence ATGGAACGGTTGTCGCTGTCTGCGCGCGAGCTTCTCGACGCTGCCGTCGAATCCCTCGGCGGCACGCAACGCCCGGGGCAAATCGCCATGGCGGAGGCCGTTTCCAAAGCGCTTGCCGAGGAACGCCACCTCGCCGTCCAAGCGGGCACCGGCACCGGCAAATCTTTGGCCTACCTGGTGCCCTCGATCCGGCACGCGCAGGCGAACGACACGACCGTGATCGTCTCCACGGCAACGCTCGCTCTGCAGCGCCAGCTGGTAGAGCGCGACCTGCCGCGCCTGGTGGAAGCCCTTGACCCGCTGTTGCCGCGCACCCCGACGTTTGCCATTTTGAAGGGCCGCTCCAACTACGTGTGCCTGAACAAGATCGGTGTTCTGGACGGCACCGGGGACGGACAGGAAGCACTGGTCGACGAAGAAGACGTCTCCTGGCTCGGCCGCCACGTCAAACGCGTGCACGAATGGGCCGAAGAAACCGAGACCGGTGACCGCGATGACCTTGAACCCGGTGTGCCCGACAAAGCATGGCGGCATGTCTCCGTCACTGCCAACGAGTGCTTGGGCGCCACACGGTGCCCGCACGGTGCCGAATGCTTCGCCGAAGCCGCCCGTGTGCGCGCCGGCGAGGCTGACATCGTGGTGACCAACCATGCGCTTTTAGCCATCGACGCGCTTTCGGGTGCCTCCATCCTGCCCGAGCACTCCGCCGTCATCATCGACGAGGCCCACGAGCTCGACGGCCGCGTCACCTCCGTGGCCACCAATGAGATCTCCCCGCACGCGCTGCGGCTCGCGGCCCGCCGCGCCGGGAAGCTGGGAGAAAACAGGCGCAGAGACACGCTCGAGGAGCTTATCGACGACTTCGCCGCCGTCCTCGACACCGAATCCCCCGGCCGCTGGGAAACGATCTCGGATCCCACCCGCGCCGCCTTCGTCGCAGTGCAGGATGAACTGCGCCGCACCGGAGAGGCCATCGCCCGCGCCCCAGAAGGCGAAGCGACCAAAGACCCGGAGACCGCAGCCGAGCGAGAGAACCTGCGCAATCACCTTGGTGAGCTGTACACCTCCTTCGATCGCATTTTGAGCGTCTTTGACGAAGACGATCCCGCCAAGCATTTCGACGTTGTCTGGCTCGCCCGCAGCGCCTCCTCCAGCCCGGAGTCCGCCTCCGTTTCAGTAGCGCCGCTGTCCGTGTCGGCTTTGCTGCGCGACAACTTGTTTGGCGAGAAGACGGTCGTGCTCACCTCCGCCACCCTTGCTGTAGGCGGCAACTTCCGCGCGATGGCCGCGGCCTGGGGGCTTCCCGACGGCACCTGGGACAGCCTCGACGCCGGCACCCCCTTTGACCCGCGTCGCTCTGGAATTCTCTACACCGCCAAGCACTTGCCGCCGCCGGGCCGCGACGGCATCAGCGATGGCACCCTCGACGAGATGGCTGAGCTCATCACCGCGGCCGGCGGACGGACGCTGGGATTGTTCTCCTCTCGCCGTGCCGCACAAGAAGCCGCCGACGCGCTGCGCACCCGGTTGCCCTTCGACATTCTGGTCCAAGGCGACGACACCATCGGCGCACTGGTGAACAAGTTCGCCGCCGGGGAGAACGTGTGTCTGTTCGGCACCTTGAGCCTGTGGCAGGGTGTCGATGTCCCCGGCCGCTCCCTCTCCCACGTCATGATCGACCGGATCCCCTTCCCCCGCCCCGATGACCCGCTGCTCCAGGCCCGCTCACGCGCCGCCGACGCCGCCGGCCGCTCCGGGTTCATGGACGTCTCCGCCACCCACGCCGCACTCCTGCTCGCCCAGGGTGCTGGCCGGTTGCTGCGCAGCACCACCGACCGCGGCGTCGTCTCCGTCCTGGACAGCCGTTTGGTGACAAAGCGCTACGGATCCTTCCTCCGCGCCTCCCTCCCCGACTTTTGGGAGACGACAGACCCCGGGGTGGTGCGCGGCGCGCTGCGCCGACTCGTGGCTCAGCCTGCTGAGAAGTCCTCGGCCGAGTCCTCCGCCGAATAG
- a CDS encoding rhomboid family intramembrane serine protease produces MSYPYSSPHPGQGPTYGFNPYGGQPGQHGAPGVGGGPVVPSQQRSPYRSRGQQTRTGFTYAIGYVVLIWAVHIVNVVIFGGRLTYFGIHPLDPSSLPHILSSPILHANFEHLMSNTIPGAIFAFLIGYSGHRVFWEVTAFVVLVGGIGTWILGGLGTNHIGASMLVYGWLGYLLVRGFFNRSGSQIALAGVLGLMYSGFIWGVLPMQDGISWQAHLFGGLGGVAAGVLITSDDPPELQARKQSRKAEKQARRQAR; encoded by the coding sequence ATGAGCTATCCATATTCCTCCCCGCATCCTGGCCAGGGACCTACATACGGTTTCAACCCCTACGGTGGTCAACCCGGTCAGCACGGTGCTCCCGGCGTTGGCGGCGGTCCCGTTGTGCCCTCTCAGCAAAGGAGTCCGTACCGCTCCCGCGGCCAGCAAACGCGAACGGGCTTCACCTACGCCATCGGATATGTGGTGCTCATCTGGGCGGTGCACATAGTCAATGTGGTCATCTTCGGCGGCCGGTTGACGTACTTCGGCATTCACCCGCTGGACCCTTCTTCGCTGCCGCACATCCTCTCATCGCCGATCCTGCACGCGAACTTCGAGCACCTGATGTCCAACACGATCCCCGGCGCGATTTTCGCGTTTTTGATCGGCTACTCCGGGCATCGGGTGTTCTGGGAGGTCACGGCCTTCGTGGTGCTGGTGGGCGGGATCGGCACGTGGATTCTTGGCGGGTTGGGGACAAACCACATCGGCGCCTCCATGCTCGTGTACGGCTGGCTGGGCTACTTGCTTGTACGCGGATTCTTCAACCGTTCCGGCAGCCAGATTGCGCTGGCGGGTGTTCTGGGCCTGATGTACTCAGGATTTATTTGGGGTGTCTTGCCTATGCAGGACGGCATTAGCTGGCAGGCTCACCTGTTCGGCGGCCTTGGCGGTGTCGCCGCTGGTGTGCTGATCACCTCGGACGATCCGCCGGAACTGCAGGCCAGGAAGCAATCCCGGAAGGCTGAGAAACAGGCGCGGAGGCAAGCGCGCTGA
- the clpS gene encoding ATP-dependent Clp protease adapter ClpS, with the protein MATPDLDEQIEVNVDTAENLPWMCIVWDDPVNLQSYVTYVFQTVLGYGRKRAQELMMQVHTEGKAVVSSGEKDKVEGDVKKLHTAGLWATMQQAG; encoded by the coding sequence ATGGCCACACCTGACCTTGATGAGCAGATTGAGGTCAACGTCGACACGGCGGAGAACCTGCCGTGGATGTGCATTGTGTGGGACGACCCGGTGAACCTGCAAAGCTACGTCACCTACGTGTTCCAGACAGTGCTGGGTTACGGCCGCAAGCGCGCCCAGGAGCTGATGATGCAGGTGCACACCGAAGGCAAAGCCGTGGTGTCCTCCGGCGAGAAAGACAAGGTCGAGGGCGACGTGAAGAAGCTGCACACCGCGGGTCTGTGGGCCACGATGCAGCAAGCTGGTTAA
- the rdgB gene encoding RdgB/HAM1 family non-canonical purine NTP pyrophosphatase, with protein sequence MRVLVASGNAKKLGELETVLSELGIDGIELVSLRDVQAYPEPAETGLTFAENALIKARAGAAATGLPCVADDSGIAVDALNGMPGVLSARWSGGHGDDLANNELLLAQLSDIPDEHRGAAFVSCCALVVPGGSEVTAEGRWEGALLRAPRGSNGFGYDPLFQPADADGRSSAELSAEEKNARSHRGKALRELATHIAALR encoded by the coding sequence GTGCGTGTCCTCGTCGCCTCCGGAAACGCGAAGAAGCTCGGAGAACTGGAAACTGTTCTCTCTGAGCTCGGCATCGACGGGATCGAGCTCGTTTCCTTGCGCGACGTGCAGGCCTACCCCGAGCCTGCGGAGACGGGGCTGACATTCGCCGAAAATGCGCTCATCAAAGCCCGCGCCGGGGCAGCGGCTACCGGTCTGCCGTGCGTGGCGGATGACTCCGGCATCGCCGTCGACGCCTTGAACGGCATGCCTGGTGTTCTCTCTGCGCGGTGGTCGGGCGGCCACGGTGACGACCTTGCCAACAACGAATTGCTGTTAGCACAGCTCAGCGACATTCCTGACGAGCATCGCGGTGCAGCGTTCGTGTCCTGCTGCGCGCTCGTCGTGCCCGGCGGTTCCGAGGTCACCGCTGAGGGGCGCTGGGAAGGTGCGCTGTTGCGCGCGCCTCGCGGCTCCAACGGCTTCGGTTACGACCCGCTGTTCCAGCCTGCTGATGCTGACGGGCGCTCGTCTGCTGAGCTCAGTGCGGAGGAAAAGAACGCCCGCTCCCACCGCGGAAAAGCACTGCGCGAGCTCGCCACGCATATCGCGGCACTACGGTAG
- the bcp gene encoding thioredoxin-dependent thiol peroxidase produces the protein MTENTRLTPGDKAPDFTLTNDKGDTVSLSDYAGQRVIVYFYPKANTPGCTTEACDFSENLSQFNDASVAVVGISPDTPEKLAKFRADHDLGFELLSDPDKEAMTAYGAFGEKKNYGKIVQGVIRSTFLVDADGTIESAQYNVKATGHVGRLLRDLDL, from the coding sequence ATGACTGAAAACACACGCTTGACCCCCGGCGATAAGGCTCCCGACTTCACCCTCACCAACGACAAGGGCGACACCGTGTCGCTGAGCGACTATGCGGGTCAGCGCGTCATCGTCTACTTCTACCCGAAGGCGAACACGCCGGGCTGCACCACCGAGGCGTGCGATTTCTCCGAGAACTTGAGCCAGTTCAATGACGCTTCTGTCGCCGTTGTGGGCATCAGCCCTGACACCCCGGAGAAGCTGGCGAAGTTCCGCGCCGACCACGACCTGGGCTTCGAGCTGCTGTCCGACCCGGACAAGGAGGCAATGACCGCATACGGCGCCTTTGGGGAGAAGAAGAACTACGGCAAGATCGTCCAAGGCGTCATCCGCTCCACCTTCCTGGTCGATGCCGACGGCACCATCGAATCCGCCCAGTACAACGTCAAAGCAACCGGCCACGTTGGCCGTTTGCTGCGCGATCTGGACCTCTAG
- a CDS encoding DUF3817 domain-containing protein, whose product MTTPDSQPAPQPGQPRVHPERQRRVKTALNLFSVAAWVTGVMLLLLCARMIMEYGLNMDVSALNWVAVGHGWMYALFLLATLNLGMKARWSVQTWLVTALAGVVPFLSFFVEYWRRREVKAEFDLA is encoded by the coding sequence ATGACAACGCCTGATAGCCAGCCCGCCCCGCAGCCGGGCCAGCCCCGTGTTCACCCTGAGCGCCAGCGCCGCGTGAAGACCGCACTGAACCTCTTCTCCGTTGCTGCGTGGGTCACCGGTGTCATGCTGCTGCTCCTGTGCGCACGCATGATCATGGAGTACGGGCTGAACATGGATGTCAGCGCATTGAACTGGGTGGCGGTCGGCCACGGCTGGATGTACGCGCTGTTCCTTCTGGCCACACTCAATCTGGGCATGAAGGCACGGTGGTCGGTGCAGACATGGCTGGTGACCGCACTGGCCGGCGTGGTGCCGTTTCTCTCCTTCTTCGTAGAGTACTGGCGCCGCCGGGAGGTCAAGGCAGAGTTCGATCTGGCGTAG
- a CDS encoding MarR family winged helix-turn-helix transcriptional regulator — MGNMDANLNTRLSAHEAETWTRVWACHMKLPSTLDAQLKRDAGVTYFEFQALLNVAKAPKKSLRMTELADATMMSLSHLSRVVTRLEKKGLVSRTPDPNDGRSTFATLTPAGAKTVDAGLPGHVGEMRRIMFDNLSDYEMEVVSSALAKMAAALAESARPVVADSPLVGESSGLDAA; from the coding sequence ATGGGAAACATGGACGCGAACTTGAACACACGACTTTCTGCGCACGAGGCTGAGACCTGGACGCGCGTTTGGGCCTGCCACATGAAGCTGCCGTCGACTCTGGACGCACAGCTCAAGCGTGATGCAGGTGTCACCTACTTCGAGTTTCAGGCTCTCCTGAACGTGGCAAAGGCTCCGAAGAAGTCTCTGCGCATGACCGAACTGGCTGACGCAACGATGATGTCTCTGTCTCACCTCTCCCGCGTTGTCACGCGTCTGGAGAAGAAGGGCCTCGTCTCCCGTACCCCGGATCCGAACGACGGCCGCTCCACCTTCGCTACGCTGACGCCGGCCGGCGCCAAGACCGTCGATGCAGGGCTCCCGGGCCACGTGGGCGAGATGCGCCGCATCATGTTCGACAACCTGTCGGACTACGAGATGGAGGTCGTCTCCTCCGCTCTGGCCAAGATGGCTGCTGCTCTGGCGGAGTCGGCACGCCCGGTCGTCGCGGACTCCCCGCTGGTCGGCGAATCCTCCGGCCTGGACGCCGCTTAA
- a CDS encoding MBL fold metallo-hydrolase — MKLTVLGCTGSLAAPGNPGSSYLIETGANEPGILMDFGPGALAAMQEVADPSDAHLLFSHLHADHCSDTASLCVWRRFHPTAPAGQRHKLCGPSYTPEHIGRMCGDGPDDIADLSDTFDFQAWVSGKPVDIDSVTVTPFPVVHPAAESHALRVGHRDSGKVICFSGDSCYTPTLIDAARNANLFLCEAAWGPYKGDGTPEGMHMSGQEAGVIAREAGVDKLVLVHIQPWSDKEATLEAARTEFEGEIVLGEAKAVYEL; from the coding sequence ATGAAGCTGACAGTTCTCGGGTGCACGGGGTCCTTGGCAGCGCCGGGCAACCCAGGCTCTTCCTACCTGATTGAGACGGGGGCGAACGAGCCGGGCATCCTCATGGATTTTGGTCCCGGTGCGCTGGCTGCCATGCAGGAAGTCGCGGACCCGTCTGATGCGCACCTGCTGTTTAGCCACTTGCACGCGGATCACTGCTCCGATACCGCGTCGCTGTGCGTGTGGCGCCGCTTTCACCCGACGGCTCCTGCCGGGCAGCGCCACAAGCTGTGCGGGCCCAGCTACACCCCGGAACACATTGGCCGAATGTGCGGCGACGGGCCAGATGACATCGCGGACCTGTCCGACACGTTCGACTTTCAGGCATGGGTATCCGGCAAGCCCGTCGACATCGACTCGGTGACGGTCACTCCGTTTCCTGTTGTCCACCCAGCTGCAGAGTCGCACGCGCTGCGCGTGGGGCACCGCGATTCAGGCAAGGTCATCTGCTTCTCCGGCGATTCTTGCTACACGCCCACGCTTATCGACGCCGCGCGTAACGCCAACCTCTTCCTCTGCGAAGCCGCGTGGGGCCCGTACAAGGGTGACGGCACCCCTGAGGGCATGCACATGTCGGGGCAGGAAGCGGGTGTGATTGCGCGTGAGGCAGGCGTCGACAAGCTTGTGCTCGTGCACATCCAACCGTGGTCGGACAAGGAAGCCACGCTGGAAGCTGCGCGCACGGAGTTCGAAGGCGAGATCGTGCTCGGCGAGGCTAAGGCAGTCTACGAGTTGTAG